One window from the genome of Halomicrobium zhouii encodes:
- the urtB gene encoding urea ABC transporter, permease protein UrtB, which yields MMQALSQARYGIGAVVVVGLVFAVGALTTPNLTFRIAYAVSFVVLAAIGLAIIFGIMGVINLAHGEFILVGAYATTLAVTKVGLPLPVAMVAGALVTAGFGLVVERVIISGYVPNWIGQRTVGRDLITPFYDRLADSMVATFGLSLIMVQGARIVFGNSIDQIGVPFGSTAGYPDYRIALVGITAGVLALVYVLFTQTLFGTRVRATMQDEQTAKALGIDTERTYMYTFAIGSGLAGFTGALFAPLLSMQPSIGDQFLVEAFVAVVVGGASVVVGTSLSGLLLGPIDALFSDEFGEFAGRIALLVTAMLALRFLPGGITGLIDRVRAMREGGS from the coding sequence ATGATGCAGGCGCTATCCCAGGCCCGCTACGGAATCGGGGCCGTCGTCGTGGTCGGACTGGTGTTCGCAGTCGGCGCGCTCACGACCCCGAACCTCACGTTCCGGATCGCCTACGCGGTCTCGTTCGTCGTGCTCGCGGCGATCGGACTCGCGATCATCTTCGGGATCATGGGCGTGATCAACCTCGCCCACGGGGAGTTCATCCTCGTCGGCGCGTACGCGACGACGCTCGCCGTCACGAAAGTCGGCCTGCCGCTGCCGGTCGCGATGGTGGCCGGTGCGCTGGTCACCGCCGGCTTCGGTCTCGTGGTCGAGCGAGTCATCATCTCGGGGTACGTCCCCAACTGGATCGGCCAGCGGACCGTCGGGCGCGACCTGATCACGCCGTTCTACGACCGGCTGGCCGACTCGATGGTGGCGACGTTCGGGCTGAGCCTGATCATGGTCCAGGGCGCTCGCATCGTCTTCGGCAACTCGATCGACCAGATCGGCGTCCCGTTCGGGAGCACCGCCGGCTACCCGGACTACCGGATCGCGCTCGTCGGTATCACTGCCGGCGTGTTAGCGCTGGTCTACGTCCTGTTCACGCAGACGCTGTTCGGCACGCGCGTGCGTGCGACGATGCAGGACGAACAGACGGCGAAGGCGCTCGGGATCGACACGGAGCGGACCTACATGTACACGTTCGCCATCGGCTCCGGGCTGGCCGGCTTCACCGGCGCCCTGTTCGCGCCGCTGCTGTCGATGCAACCGTCGATCGGTGACCAGTTCCTCGTCGAGGCGTTCGTCGCCGTCGTCGTCGGCGGCGCGAGCGTCGTCGTCGGGACGTCGCTGTCGGGCCTGCTGCTGGGCCCCATCGACGCGCTGTTCTCCGACGAGTTCGGGGAGTTCGCCGGTCGCATCGCGCTGCTGGTGACGGCGATGCTCGCCCTGCGGTTCCTGCCGGGCGGCATCACCGGGCTGATCGACCGCGTTCGCGCCATGCGAGAGGGGGGATCCTAG
- a CDS encoding ABC transporter permease subunit: MAAESTAADGTAPSSLTRLRNRLEGPNTIGNSRPFWIGFALVLAALVAFPILGTGTGNQFSLFLVLGLLGLSLSLVWGYTGILSFGQTVFFGVGAYTFGVVSINVPSPGGITGAIVAGTLAGAVLAALLGYFMFYGGVRDVYVTIITLVSTLVTLTFMAQTAGSEWTIGEAALGGFNGMPGMPPLTLGVEGLFTFQFVFNKYEVFVPFLGTRPFDPFYYLALALLVAAYLGLRVLVNMDFGRVLVAIREDEDRTEMFGYDVKRAKLVSFTLGGGLAGFAGVLYAARNVYIDPSVFELYFATLPVVWVSVGGRKSLLGAVVATIAVEYLRLSIGGEYALVAVGALLLLSILVLPGGVVPWIASRGIPWIKTDGAPWIWDDWIPWLKNEAIPWIRHDSIPWLKNDSIQWLKNDAIPWIKEKARPSVNTEETES; encoded by the coding sequence ATGGCTGCCGAATCGACCGCGGCCGACGGGACCGCCCCCAGCTCCCTGACTCGCCTCCGAAACCGGCTGGAGGGGCCGAACACGATCGGGAACTCGCGACCGTTCTGGATCGGGTTCGCCCTCGTCCTGGCGGCGCTCGTGGCGTTTCCGATCCTCGGCACTGGCACCGGGAACCAGTTCTCGCTGTTTCTGGTGCTCGGGCTGCTCGGACTGTCGCTCTCGCTCGTCTGGGGCTACACCGGTATCCTCAGCTTCGGGCAGACGGTGTTCTTCGGGGTCGGCGCCTACACGTTCGGCGTCGTCTCGATCAACGTCCCGTCGCCGGGCGGTATCACGGGTGCCATCGTCGCGGGCACGCTGGCCGGCGCCGTCCTCGCGGCCCTGCTGGGCTACTTCATGTTCTACGGCGGTGTCAGGGACGTCTACGTGACGATCATCACCCTCGTCTCGACGCTGGTGACGTTGACGTTCATGGCCCAGACCGCCGGTTCGGAGTGGACCATCGGCGAGGCGGCGCTTGGCGGCTTCAACGGGATGCCCGGCATGCCACCGCTCACGCTCGGCGTCGAGGGCCTGTTCACCTTCCAGTTCGTGTTCAACAAGTACGAGGTGTTCGTCCCGTTCCTCGGGACGAGACCCTTCGACCCGTTCTACTACCTGGCGCTCGCTCTGCTCGTGGCCGCCTACCTCGGCCTGCGCGTCCTGGTCAACATGGACTTCGGGCGCGTGCTCGTCGCCATCCGCGAGGACGAGGACCGGACCGAGATGTTCGGCTACGACGTCAAGCGGGCCAAGCTCGTCTCGTTCACGCTCGGCGGCGGTCTCGCCGGGTTCGCCGGCGTGCTGTACGCGGCCCGGAACGTCTACATCGACCCGTCGGTGTTCGAGCTGTACTTCGCGACGCTGCCCGTCGTCTGGGTGAGCGTCGGCGGCCGCAAGAGCCTGCTCGGCGCTGTCGTCGCGACCATCGCGGTCGAGTACCTGCGACTGTCCATCGGCGGGGAGTACGCGCTGGTCGCGGTCGGCGCGCTGCTCCTGCTGTCGATACTGGTATTGCCCGGCGGCGTCGTGCCGTGGATAGCTTCCCGAGGGATTCCGTGGATCAAGACCGACGGCGCCCCGTGGATCTGGGACGACTGGATTCCGTGGCTGAAGAACGAAGCAATCCCTTGGATCAGGCACGACTCGATCCCGTGGCTGAAGAACGACTCGATCCAGTGGCTGAAGAACGACGCAATTCCCTGGATCAAGGAGAAGGCACGTCCGTCGGTGAACACGGAGGAAACCGAATCATGA
- a CDS encoding ABC transporter ATP-binding protein: MSDSTTQESLDPNVRQTAAELATGDRTDTLLQTDDLVKTFGGFTATDEVDFSVEEGELRCLIGPNGAGKSTLLKLITGTLAPTEGSIYYDGHDVTDLEPNERVARGISMKFQVPSVYGDLSVRENARLPIQQFADGEERRRRVQEAIDAAGLTGTEDVDASTLSHGQQQQLEISMAASLEPDLLLLDEPVAGLSVDERAEIADRITTLNEEEGIAFVVIEHDTDFVAEIADNVTVLHKGDIFREGSIGDIESDPAVKRIYLGTDEDSDGDSR, translated from the coding sequence ATGAGCGACTCGACCACACAGGAGAGCCTCGACCCGAACGTTCGCCAGACGGCCGCCGAGCTGGCGACCGGCGACCGGACCGACACGCTGCTCCAGACCGACGACCTCGTCAAGACCTTCGGCGGGTTCACGGCGACCGACGAGGTCGACTTCTCGGTCGAGGAAGGCGAACTGCGCTGTCTGATCGGCCCGAACGGCGCCGGGAAGTCGACGCTGCTGAAGCTGATCACCGGCACCCTCGCGCCGACTGAGGGGAGCATCTACTACGACGGCCACGACGTCACCGACCTGGAGCCCAACGAGCGGGTCGCCCGCGGGATCAGCATGAAGTTCCAGGTCCCGTCGGTGTACGGCGACCTCTCGGTCCGCGAGAACGCCCGGCTCCCCATCCAGCAGTTCGCCGACGGCGAGGAGCGACGCCGCCGCGTCCAGGAGGCTATCGACGCCGCCGGCCTCACTGGCACCGAGGACGTCGACGCGAGCACCCTCTCGCACGGTCAGCAACAGCAACTCGAGATCAGCATGGCCGCCTCGCTCGAACCGGACCTGCTCTTGCTCGACGAGCCGGTGGCCGGCCTCTCGGTCGACGAACGCGCCGAGATCGCAGACCGGATCACGACGCTCAACGAGGAGGAGGGGATCGCCTTCGTCGTGATCGAACACGACACCGACTTCGTCGCCGAGATCGCCGACAACGTGACCGTCCTCCACAAGGGCGATATCTTCCGGGAGGGCTCGATAGGCGATATCGAGTCCGACCCGGCCGTCAAGCGGATCTACCTCGGGACCGACGAGGACTCGGACGGTGATTCGCGATGA
- a CDS encoding ABC transporter ATP-binding protein: MTVLSLDGVTVGYGPTPVLREIDLAIERGEIVGVVGKNGVGKTTLMKTVIGLLEPTSGSITYDGRDVTGLAADDRARSGIGYIPQGRDIFPDLTVEQNLRMGEHVNADGAVTRYEEVYDLFPVLEERAGQDGGTLSGGQQQMLAIGRALVGDPDLLLLDEPSEGVQPSIVDQISEDMRAINDELGTTVLFVEQNLGVIQEMADRCYAMERGTIVDELTSEEIADEDAIASHLAI, from the coding sequence ATGACCGTGCTCTCGCTGGACGGCGTCACCGTCGGCTACGGCCCGACGCCCGTCCTCCGGGAGATCGATCTGGCCATCGAGCGAGGCGAGATCGTCGGCGTCGTCGGCAAGAACGGCGTCGGGAAGACCACCCTCATGAAGACCGTCATCGGCCTGCTCGAACCGACGTCGGGGTCGATCACCTACGACGGGCGGGACGTCACCGGGCTGGCGGCCGACGACCGCGCTCGCTCCGGCATCGGCTACATCCCGCAGGGCCGGGACATCTTCCCCGACCTGACGGTCGAGCAGAACCTCCGGATGGGCGAGCACGTCAACGCGGACGGCGCCGTCACTCGCTACGAGGAGGTGTACGACCTCTTTCCGGTGCTCGAAGAGCGCGCCGGGCAGGACGGCGGGACGCTCTCGGGCGGGCAACAGCAGATGCTCGCCATCGGCCGGGCACTCGTCGGTGACCCCGACCTCCTGCTGCTCGACGAACCGAGCGAGGGCGTCCAGCCCTCCATCGTCGACCAGATCAGCGAGGACATGCGCGCCATCAACGACGAACTCGGGACGACCGTCCTCTTCGTCGAACAGAACCTGGGCGTCATCCAGGAGATGGCCGACCGGTGCTACGCGATGGAACGGGGCACCATCGTCGACGAACTGACGAGCGAGGAGATCGCCGACGAGGACGCCATCGCCAGCCACCTGGCGATCTGA
- a CDS encoding ABC transporter ATP-binding protein has translation MSSRNQGRSVTREGASERAVIAACESLVREYTRGSGGGWFGSGNLPTVRALDGVSLSVRRGEIVGIEGPSGSGKSTLLHLLAALDTPTAGELTVAGEDVRRRSERGRAKLRLEHIGLVFQRFHLLPALSARANVALPLVELGWSKRQRRERATSLLEDVGLGERATHRPGQLSGGEQQRVAIARALATEPDLLIADEPTGELDTATGRQVLDLFEDLGENHAIVLASHDQPTLAIADRVISLRDGRVQGADR, from the coding sequence ATGAGTTCCCGGAACCAGGGGCGGAGTGTGACACGGGAGGGTGCGAGCGAGCGGGCGGTCATCGCCGCCTGCGAGTCGCTCGTCCGGGAGTACACGCGCGGGTCGGGCGGTGGGTGGTTCGGCAGCGGGAACCTGCCGACGGTGCGCGCGCTCGACGGCGTGAGTCTCTCGGTCCGTCGCGGCGAGATCGTCGGGATCGAGGGGCCGAGCGGGAGCGGGAAGTCGACGCTGTTGCACCTGCTCGCGGCCCTCGACACGCCGACGGCGGGCGAGCTAACCGTCGCCGGCGAGGACGTCAGGCGCCGCTCCGAGCGCGGCCGGGCGAAGCTTCGACTGGAGCACATCGGCCTCGTCTTCCAGCGCTTTCACCTGCTGCCGGCGCTGTCGGCGCGGGCGAACGTCGCCCTGCCGCTGGTGGAACTGGGCTGGTCCAAGCGGCAGCGTCGCGAGCGGGCGACGAGCCTGCTCGAGGACGTCGGCCTGGGTGAGCGGGCCACGCACCGGCCGGGACAGCTGAGCGGCGGGGAACAGCAACGGGTGGCCATCGCGCGAGCGCTGGCGACCGAACCGGACCTCCTGATCGCCGACGAGCCGACGGGGGAACTCGACACGGCGACGGGCCGGCAGGTGCTCGACCTGTTCGAGGACCTGGGCGAGAACCACGCCATCGTCCTGGCCTCCCACGACCAGCCGACCCTGGCCATCGCGGACCGGGTGATCAGCCTCCGCGACGGCCGCGTGCAGGGCGCCGACCGATGA
- a CDS encoding FtsX-like permease family protein → MTLPGARWLRRRRALVGLAVHRVVGRVRSSPQRVVLSVLGVALAVALVVAVTGVALGLTAESVVQNDDTDFWVVPEQSTAESVAVSSGGVKLGDVHATSERIERDERVDYATPVALSVVPVTDRTTGETEYVLAAGIVPREGQELFGLSTTPLEPGDPHYANGSYDGPWTGEAVVNDAAASITNTSEGEDLQVARTGTNRSFRVLNVSQGEAGFGFGSAPIAVVHLSELQSATGLAASDQADQILVSTNDPGVRSDLESLYPHTTVVTKRGISAQQASTSNLPLAVGLSALLSALVVGVLFIATLMGLEVSADRATLGTLATLGFASRSRSLLIGCETLVVAVVGGLVGVAVGAGSIGLVNRVVGARFGIAEVAVFDPLLVPYGLAVAAVVGVVGSVYPIYLGRRTDVLEVLSE, encoded by the coding sequence ATGACTCTCCCCGGAGCCAGGTGGCTGCGACGCCGCCGGGCACTCGTGGGGCTGGCCGTCCACCGCGTCGTCGGTCGGGTGCGCTCCAGTCCCCAGCGCGTCGTCCTGAGCGTGCTCGGCGTGGCGCTGGCCGTCGCGCTGGTGGTCGCCGTGACGGGCGTGGCGCTGGGCCTGACCGCCGAGTCCGTCGTCCAGAACGACGACACCGACTTCTGGGTCGTCCCCGAGCAGTCGACCGCCGAGTCCGTCGCGGTGTCGAGCGGCGGCGTCAAACTCGGCGACGTCCACGCCACGAGCGAGCGCATCGAACGCGACGAGCGGGTGGACTACGCGACGCCCGTGGCGCTGAGCGTCGTCCCCGTCACGGACCGGACGACGGGGGAGACGGAGTACGTCCTGGCCGCCGGCATCGTCCCGCGGGAGGGCCAGGAGCTGTTCGGGCTCTCGACCACGCCGCTGGAGCCCGGTGACCCCCACTACGCGAACGGGAGCTACGACGGCCCCTGGACCGGCGAGGCCGTGGTCAACGACGCCGCCGCGTCGATCACGAACACCTCGGAGGGTGAGGACCTCCAGGTCGCCCGGACGGGGACGAACCGGTCGTTCCGGGTACTCAACGTCTCCCAGGGCGAGGCGGGCTTCGGGTTCGGGTCGGCCCCCATCGCGGTCGTCCACCTGAGTGAACTCCAGAGCGCGACGGGGCTGGCCGCCAGCGACCAGGCCGACCAGATCCTCGTCAGCACGAACGACCCGGGCGTGCGCTCGGATCTCGAGTCGCTGTATCCGCACACGACGGTCGTCACCAAGCGCGGCATCTCCGCCCAGCAGGCCTCGACGTCGAACCTCCCGCTGGCCGTGGGGCTGTCGGCGCTCCTGTCGGCGCTGGTCGTCGGGGTGCTGTTCATCGCGACGCTGATGGGTCTGGAGGTGAGCGCCGACCGGGCGACGCTGGGGACCCTGGCGACGCTGGGCTTCGCCAGTCGCTCCCGCTCGCTGCTCATCGGCTGTGAGACGCTGGTCGTCGCCGTCGTCGGCGGCCTGGTCGGCGTGGCCGTCGGCGCCGGGAGCATCGGCCTCGTCAACCGCGTCGTCGGCGCCCGGTTCGGTATCGCGGAGGTGGCCGTCTTCGACCCGCTCCTGGTCCCCTACGGACTCGCCGTCGCCGCCGTCGTCGGCGTCGTCGGGAGCGTCTACCCCATCTACCTCGGCCGCCGGACCGACGTCCTGGAGGTGCTCTCGGAATGA
- a CDS encoding ABC transporter permease has protein sequence MIGSRFRAVLGIAAAQLRHERGRTLLAIVAVALAVLATTILASVGYGVVETGQEKFDTSGRDLWVTGGPLKFSPGSVGGFENTLVDSHSVADDIEQREEIQTAVPMSFQTVYASTDGEEFQTVVGVGAPARGPSVNVIEGSEFSTKDTHYANGTYDGPMSHEIVIDERTADQLGVEVGDSLYVGGTLSAARQNEFEVVGISNTFSTFVGSATVTMHLSELQEVTGTTDSDRATFVSIDVHDDADVEQVEREIQAEYPSYDVRTNEEQLEATLREQAVLIASGISLVAFAVAAGVALTTNLQFSLVYQRRDRLAAIKAIGWRTRTLVAVTTVKALVVGIMGAGLGLVLTYPGVAVVNEVAAAIAGFEGLVQLSPEILVGGLVLGVVISFLSGLAASALIARVSPLEYISR, from the coding sequence ATGATCGGGTCGCGCTTCCGCGCCGTGCTGGGCATCGCCGCGGCGCAGTTGCGCCACGAACGCGGACGGACGCTACTGGCCATCGTCGCCGTGGCACTGGCTGTACTCGCCACCACCATCCTGGCCAGCGTGGGCTACGGCGTCGTCGAGACGGGCCAGGAGAAGTTCGACACCTCCGGCCGGGATCTGTGGGTGACCGGCGGGCCGCTGAAGTTCTCGCCCGGGTCGGTCGGCGGCTTCGAGAACACGCTCGTCGACTCCCACAGCGTCGCCGACGACATCGAGCAACGCGAGGAGATACAGACGGCGGTGCCGATGAGCTTTCAAACTGTGTACGCCAGCACGGACGGCGAGGAGTTCCAGACCGTCGTCGGCGTCGGCGCGCCCGCCCGCGGCCCGTCGGTCAACGTCATCGAGGGTAGCGAGTTCTCGACGAAGGACACTCACTACGCCAACGGGACCTACGACGGGCCGATGTCCCACGAAATCGTGATCGACGAGCGGACGGCCGACCAGCTCGGCGTCGAGGTGGGGGACAGCCTCTACGTCGGCGGGACGCTGAGCGCCGCCCGGCAGAACGAGTTCGAGGTGGTCGGTATCTCCAACACCTTCTCCACGTTCGTCGGCTCCGCGACGGTGACGATGCACCTGAGCGAACTCCAGGAGGTGACGGGGACGACCGACTCCGACCGGGCGACGTTCGTCTCCATCGACGTCCACGACGACGCCGACGTCGAGCAGGTCGAACGGGAAATACAGGCCGAGTACCCCTCCTACGACGTCCGGACCAACGAGGAGCAACTGGAGGCGACGCTCCGCGAGCAAGCAGTCCTCATCGCCAGCGGCATCTCGCTGGTCGCCTTCGCCGTCGCCGCCGGCGTCGCGCTGACGACCAACCTCCAGTTCTCGCTGGTGTACCAGCGCCGCGACCGGCTGGCCGCCATCAAGGCCATCGGCTGGCGCACCCGCACTCTCGTCGCCGTGACGACGGTGAAAGCCCTCGTCGTCGGGATCATGGGCGCCGGGCTGGGACTGGTCCTGACCTACCCGGGCGTCGCGGTGGTCAACGAGGTGGCCGCGGCCATCGCCGGGTTCGAGGGGCTCGTCCAGCTCTCCCCGGAGATTCTCGTCGGCGGGCTGGTACTCGGCGTCGTGATCAGCTTCCTGAGCGGCCTCGCGGCGAGCGCGCTGATCGCCAGGGTGTCGCCCCTGGAGTACATCTCGCGGTAG
- a CDS encoding Rieske (2Fe-2S) protein, whose product MTDDTDHDSGTDHDTRTDHDTRTDHDTRTDHDIETDDPATAGDVESFDCPCSYRHLTDGGEDVSGPETPAPEREADGFEYDRRDVAKFLATVGGLTAVGSLAAPLAGLTQVFEREYTGPIYTDDVALVDAEGELIEEGRLSPGELMTVFPETNPGIEDAPTLLVRFEEGEYTDGTTAEFVVSGYAAYSKVCTHAGCMVADRQDTTLVCPCHAGKFDPLSGASVVGGPPPRPLPQLPLALADEGHLIATGDFPEPIGVGE is encoded by the coding sequence ATGACCGACGACACCGACCACGACTCCGGGACTGACCACGACACCAGGACTGACCACGACACCAGGACTGACCACGACACCAGGACTGACCACGACATCGAGACCGACGACCCGGCCACGGCCGGGGACGTCGAGTCGTTCGACTGTCCCTGTTCGTACCGGCACCTGACCGACGGCGGCGAGGACGTGAGTGGCCCCGAGACCCCGGCGCCCGAGCGGGAGGCCGACGGGTTCGAGTACGACCGTCGCGACGTCGCGAAGTTCCTCGCCACGGTGGGCGGGCTGACGGCCGTCGGCAGCCTCGCCGCCCCGCTCGCGGGCCTCACCCAGGTGTTCGAGCGGGAGTACACGGGCCCGATCTACACCGACGACGTGGCCCTGGTCGACGCCGAGGGAGAGCTGATCGAGGAGGGCAGGCTCAGCCCCGGCGAACTCATGACCGTGTTCCCGGAGACGAACCCGGGCATCGAGGACGCCCCGACGCTGCTCGTCCGGTTCGAGGAGGGCGAGTACACCGACGGGACGACCGCGGAGTTCGTCGTCAGCGGCTACGCGGCGTACTCGAAGGTGTGTACCCACGCGGGCTGTATGGTCGCGGACCGCCAGGACACCACGCTCGTCTGTCCCTGTCACGCCGGGAAGTTCGACCCGCTCTCCGGGGCGAGCGTGGTCGGTGGGCCGCCGCCGCGCCCACTCCCGCAACTCCCGCTCGCGCTCGCCGACGAGGGCCACCTGATCGCCACCGGTGACTTCCCCGAACCCATCGGGGTGGGGGAGTGA
- a CDS encoding cytochrome b, protein MADRLRRAWAWVDSRLDLSAEADYLGKAFPAEDSFLLGEVALFCFLMLVLTGMFLGFFFEPSTSDVEYDGSVDEYQGEELPEAFVSVLNITYEVPYGMFLRRLHHWAAHLFVASLSLHMLRVFFHGAYANPREPNWVVGGGLAISSMFAAYTGYALPYDEFASTATGIGYSIAKSVPIFGDILSQIVFGGEYPSSATLPRFYFIHVFLLPVVIAGLIAVHMAILVRQKHTEAPREADVTGGRLPVDRDDGSVVVGLPAFPNQAAISAVVFFLTLGVLSLLAGFLPVHNVAEYGPNDPASTPSLIMPDWFLMWVFGFLKVMPSWMSFTVPGTDIHVSTEFLSGMVLPGIVFALLFAWPFIDSYDEQRHFSMDPLARPWQTAVGVTGVVFVMIASIAGMNTIAADITGLSTGVLNPLLLGAMILGPLLAGGVTYVVLDRYDADDPTDGGRRPTTADGGAREAAGPAANATDAAVDPPDDPDAGPPDGGRDA, encoded by the coding sequence ATGGCGGACCGACTCCGCCGCGCCTGGGCGTGGGTCGACTCGCGTCTCGACCTCTCGGCCGAGGCGGACTACCTCGGGAAGGCGTTCCCCGCCGAGGACTCGTTCCTGCTGGGCGAGGTGGCGCTGTTTTGCTTCCTCATGCTCGTGCTGACGGGGATGTTCCTCGGCTTCTTCTTCGAGCCCAGCACCTCCGACGTCGAGTACGACGGCAGCGTCGACGAGTACCAGGGCGAGGAGCTGCCGGAGGCGTTCGTCAGCGTGCTGAACATCACCTACGAGGTGCCCTACGGGATGTTCCTCCGGCGCCTCCACCACTGGGCGGCCCACCTGTTCGTCGCATCGCTGTCGCTGCATATGCTGCGGGTGTTCTTCCACGGCGCGTACGCCAACCCCAGGGAGCCCAACTGGGTCGTCGGCGGCGGGCTGGCCATCTCGTCGATGTTCGCCGCCTACACGGGCTACGCGTTGCCCTACGACGAGTTCGCCAGCACCGCGACGGGCATCGGGTACAGCATCGCCAAGTCCGTCCCAATCTTCGGCGACATCCTCTCACAGATCGTGTTCGGGGGCGAGTACCCCTCCAGCGCCACGCTCCCGCGATTCTACTTCATCCACGTCTTCCTGTTACCGGTGGTCATCGCGGGGCTGATCGCCGTCCACATGGCGATCCTCGTCCGCCAGAAACACACCGAGGCGCCCCGGGAGGCGGACGTCACCGGCGGCCGGCTACCGGTCGACCGGGACGACGGAAGCGTCGTCGTCGGGCTCCCGGCGTTCCCGAACCAGGCCGCCATCAGCGCCGTCGTCTTCTTCCTCACCCTCGGCGTGCTGTCGCTGCTGGCGGGGTTCCTGCCGGTGCACAACGTCGCCGAGTACGGGCCCAACGACCCGGCGAGCACGCCGTCGCTCATCATGCCCGACTGGTTCCTCATGTGGGTGTTCGGCTTCCTGAAGGTGATGCCGTCGTGGATGAGCTTCACCGTCCCGGGCACGGACATCCACGTCAGCACGGAGTTCCTGAGCGGGATGGTGCTGCCTGGCATCGTCTTCGCCCTGCTGTTCGCCTGGCCGTTTATCGACTCCTACGACGAGCAACGCCACTTCTCGATGGACCCGCTCGCGCGCCCCTGGCAGACCGCCGTCGGCGTCACGGGCGTCGTGTTCGTCATGATCGCCTCCATCGCGGGGATGAACACCATCGCCGCCGACATCACCGGGCTCTCGACGGGGGTCCTCAATCCACTCTTGCTGGGGGCGATGATCCTCGGCCCGCTCCTGGCAGGCGGCGTCACGTACGTCGTGCTCGACCGCTACGACGCCGACGACCCGACCGACGGGGGCCGGCGACCGACGACGGCCGACGGCGGTGCCAGGGAGGCCGCCGGTCCCGCGGCGAACGCGACGGACGCCGCGGTCGACCCGCCCGACGACCCCGATGCGGGCCCACCGGACGGTGGTCGCGATGCGTGA